ggtgaggaggGAATTCTGAcgctctgctctggtgagactggagttctgtgctcagctctggggcctcAATGGTAAGAACCTGCTTGAGTGGATCTGTATAAGGGCTGAAGAGATAGTGAGGGACTGGAGCAACTGCTGTGTAGCCAATGTAAAAGCATTGGGACGGGCTTGTGTCAGAGGCAGTGATAGATCTGCCTTAGTGTATCCAGGTGTAGGGTCGTGCAAGAGAAGTGTTTGTGGTATGTACCGAAAGAGCAAACTGTGCCAGTGTGTGCCCGTGAAAGAAAAGGAGACATAAAAATGCTGCAATGCAAGAGAATTTTATTGAGGCAAAAGAAGAACAAGAAGTCATGAGCAGCAAGAAGAAGGGAGCTGGTTTGAGTTGCAAGTAGGGCGACCATCAGCTGAACTCCTTTGCTTGCTGGTGCTTTGGTCAGAGCATCAAGGCCTTCCTGCTCCACAGCAGAAGTAACCTGATGGTGAAGGTTCTCAATGGTCTCTGACTTGAGAGAAGGGATTTGCAGCAGAGGAAACTGGACAGAGCTGAAAGGGAGCGAGAGAAGAGCAGGAGGCAGATGGGCCATGTTTACAGGCAGCCAGGCCTGGCCCCTTGGCTGCTGCCTTGCTTGGTGCCCttagagcaggagctggaagtgctgaGCCAGTTGAAAGCTTTGACCCAGAGTGTCAGGAGTGGTACTGAGAGGTCTTAGAAGTTGTAGCCATAGCCCCTTCTGCCATAGCAGCCCAGGCCTCCTAGCCCATAGCCATAGCCAAGGCCATAGCCAAATCCACAGCCATAGCCCAGCCCATTGCCAAATCCACGGCCATAGCCAACGCCATAGCCAAAGCCACCAAAGCCACCAGagatgggctgtccctgcacactGAGCTCAGTGCCCACGGCAGCCGAGGAGGTGGATCCGACGGCGgtgttctgggggaaggaggtcatgatgggtcctggcagggtgaccagcacaggggaagggttGATGATGACGCGGGAATCCTGgcattgcagggcacagggctcgtTGCAGCTGTTGGCCAGTGGGGTGGGTCCGCAGGGACGGCAGAGGCTGTTGAAGGGCATGGGTGTGGTGTGGAGGGTCCTGGAAGAGAGGGGGATGAGGCAGGGTCATGGAGGTTTGGGGGTTGTGATGAGTGGTATGGGAGGGTGAGGGAGTGTGGAGGCTGTTGTGGGGCTATGAGGAGGCATGagggctgctgaggctggggctgggcgtGCTGGAACAGAGGGGCAGGGGTGCAGAAGACAGAGGGTCGGGGTTTGAAGCTCACCTGGttgtcagcaggagcaggagaaggcaAGAGGTGAAGTGTGTGAGGGAGAGAGGCTCTGGGCTGTCTTTTATGCTGGTTCTGGAGGGGTGTGACAGCCTTGTCCCATGGCCTTGGGGCATTTtgaggcagcagctcttggcTGGCCCAGCCTGGTGAGTCATGAGGTGGGGAGTATTTTCATTTGCAGAATTCCACAATGTCATTGGTTCTTGAGTCTGTGTCCATCTGACCTTGATGGCAGCTTTGAAATGAGAGTTGTTATTTGGCAGATTTTAATTGTTGCGTGTGTCTGGGAAATGGCTGAATAAACaaccagagccctgcagagtgGCGATATCATCAGTGATGTCATTTTGTGGCATTTGTGTGGTGTGGTTTGTGGGTGCCTTGTGAAGACTGGGACTCTTTTTTGTGCCACTGGATGTCCATCAGTCCTTGTGTTTCTCCCAAGAATGATGAGGAATTGCTGATGTCCTGGGGAGGTCACTCTGCAATAACATGGAAATGTTATCGTGCATAGCAGTGTTCCTACAGATTAAAGAAATGTCATGGCCTTGTGTCTTGAACTGAATCAAGAGAGAACATCTGGAGAAGTAGAGGCTGGTCTGGTTTAACTTGTTCTGGTGTCATGGTCCATTTGGACTTCTCATCTTTACTTGACATTGTACTCTGTCATTTAAAGCATATTCCTTGATCTCATTAAGAAATCCAATTAACAACCCAGCTtgatcctttttttcccaggctgGCCTGTGATGTCCTTGCCTTTAATCTGCATTAATCCCTTAAATTTTCATATCTCATATCCTTTTAATCGTAATAATCTGTTGCTGCTAGCAAAACCCAGTCATTACTAATGGTTGGTCAGCACAATTGTCTTCCCTTTTATGTCATGGTGTGGGCATTCCTTTGTGGAAttctgcagctccatgtccttcttttGAGGCCAAGTCCACCTGACCTTGGTGGCAGATTTTAAGTGACTTAGAGGTTAAGGGAAGGTGTTGATGCTGTGTGTCATGGTGGGCTGGAGACATGTCCAAAGCCTTGGAAACATGGGGTGTCATCAGTGAGGTCATCCCATGGCACTGGTGTGTCCTGGTTTTTGGGTGCATTTgttgtcacagacatattttctgaaaaatccttttgctaggatctttcctcctgagaagctgggaaggtTCAGCTTCTCCAAGTTTTGCtactttggaatgtgatttggagaattgtttacccagcatgtgatgtgtttttaattaatggccaatcacaggtccagctgtgtaaggactctggtcagtcacaagattttattattcattcctttctagcTTTCTGAAGacttctttctgtctttctttagtatagtctaatacattattttcttttaatataatatataccataaaataataaatcagccttctgaaacatggagtcaagattctcatctcttccctcatcctggggaccctcaaacacTGCCACACACTGTGAAGTGGGGCCTGAGTCATCACAGCTCTTCCAGGATTGTCTGGCTTTGCAGGAGCACTGCTTGTGAGGAAAATCCCTTTCCATTACATTCGCTGCATCCCCACCATGTTGCCAACATTCAGAGCATGTCTAtattcccagcctttcctgctggagatgggaaATCAATCCCTGTGATTTAGGATGGCCTCCCATGCGCCCAAAGTCTTGAGTTGGTTCATCCATAGTGCTGGTCTCAGCTATGACCAGCAAGGTCACACTGTGGGGTGTGTTAGACTGTGCCTCACCCATGTAAAGGAAAAATGCTGAAGGGTAAGGAGAACAAGACACATGAGGACCACAGCTCCCGATGCTTTGATTAATCCACCTTTGAAACCCATGTGCCTGAGCTTTAGAAATGTTGAGGGAGTGGACTGTCCTGGTCCCCACCACTGGTATGGATCCCTAGTGGAAAAAGGACGTGGACATGGTTGACCgagagcactgcagggacaccgtGACACTGACAGGACTTGGGTATCCTAAGAACAGGACAAGGTAAGAAATCTGGGAGTTCTTTCAGGCAGGAAACTAGAATGCAAAGAGGAGATGTCATCAATATGCCATGGTATGACCCTACTGAAAACACCCTCTGGAGAGATGATAGCTACGTGACAAAGGCCACGTGGACATGCTCTGGTTAGGTGACCAAGAACTGGAAAAGTACTGGACCCAGCTAATCTGAGCCCCTGCACCTGCAAGGTCACTGTGGCCTTGAGCATAGCTGTAGCATGATAACAAGATGCTGTAGCTGAGAAAGAGACAtgagaaaaaggagatgaaagTTGTAAAGGAATAAGGAAGTAAAGGGGGGAACGGATATCTATAGTATACCTAATAgattgcttagcttacagaatatgcatgagtTTATTATTTGTTGTGCATAAATGTCTGACGCTCTAATAAATAAACGAAGCTTGCTGAACTCTCATATTGAGAATCCAGAGACTTCCCTCACTGCGACAACACCCCAATTACCCAAAGATTCGACTGAGTATTTTACGTGTCCTAACACACACCATAAACAAGATAATGCTCATCCATTCATGCAATTAAGATGTTCTGCTAAGGTCAGATTGACACAGCCTCAAGGGAAGAACACAGAATTGCAGaactgcagaaaggaaacaCTCCCTACCTAATGACTCACCAGGCTGGGCCAAGCAAGAGCTGCCGCCTGCAAAATGCCCCTAGGCCATgggacagagctgtcccacCCCTCCAGGATCAGCATAAAAGCCAACACAGAGCCTCTCTCCCTCACACACTTCTCCTGACAACTTCTCCTTCGCCAGTCCGAACAGCCAGGTGAGCCTTAATCCCCTAACACTCCTGATCCTGCACCCCAGGCCCCTCTCTTCCACCACGCTCAGCCCCAGACTCAGCAGCCCTCACACCCCCCTACAGCCCCACAACACTCTCCACACTCCCTCACCCTCCCATACCACTCATCACAACCCCCAAACCTCCATGACCCTGCCTCACCCCTCTCTCTTCCAGGACTCTCCACACCACACCCATGGCCTGCAACAGCCTCTGCCGACCCTGCGGACCCACCCCGCTGGCCAACAGCTGCAacgagccctgtgccctgcaatgcCAGGATTCCCACGTCATCATCgacccttcccctgtgctggtcaccctgccaggacccatcaTGACCTCATTCCCCCAGAACACCGCCGTCGGATCCACCTCCTCCGCTGCTGTTGGCACTGAGCTCagtgtgcagggacagcccatctCTGGTGGCTTTGGTCACTTTGGTGGCTTTGGCTACGGCCTTGGCTATGGCCGTGGATTTGGTTATGACTGTGGATTCGGCTACGGGCAGGGCTATGGCTATGGCCTGGGTGATGGCTATGGCAGAAGGGGCTATGTCTACAACTTCTAAGAGACCTCGGCACCACTCCTGACACCACCAGCACTGGGATCTGCAACAGCTCATACAAGCAAAGCACCTCAGCTGGTCCTTGTCCTACTTGCACCTCACACCAGATCCCatcttctcctttctcctgtcTCATCATTCTTGGCATCAATAAAATTTTCCTGCATCAAAGCCTGATACGCCTCCTGTTCTTCTGTAATTCCAGTGGTCTCACAGCCTTACCAAGCACATTCCATGCCTCAACAGGCCTTTGGGCTATGTGCAATAACACCTTCCCTCAC
This Haemorhous mexicanus isolate bHaeMex1 chromosome 1, bHaeMex1.pri, whole genome shotgun sequence DNA region includes the following protein-coding sequences:
- the LOC132338580 gene encoding feather keratin B-4-like, whose protein sequence is MPFNSLCRPCGPTPLANSCNEPCALQCQDSRVIINPSPVLVTLPGPIMTSFPQNTAVGSTSSAAVGTELSVQGQPISGGFGGFGYGVGYGRGFGNGLGYGCGFGYGLGYGYGLGGLGCYGRRGYGYNF
- the LOC132338598 gene encoding feather beta keratin-like, whose protein sequence is MACNSLCRPCGPTPLANSCNEPCALQCQDSHVIIDPSPVLVTLPGPIMTSFPQNTAVGSTSSAAVGTELSVQGQPISGGFGHFGGFGYGLGYGRGFGYDCGFGYGQGYGYGLGDGYGRRGYVYNF